Proteins co-encoded in one Malus sylvestris chromosome 7, drMalSylv7.2, whole genome shotgun sequence genomic window:
- the LOC126629862 gene encoding uncharacterized protein LOC126629862 isoform X1, with amino-acid sequence MGPELEPKPKSGTGMELPVAKDGSINRDLEDKLMPCVSNYKDNIFDMETRLVGQTSASNVRENVEVNRTGFTSPNVVQIVESECGDLTESSSSFGDTTSGTENGYVSDGDEVQSPLHGNEFAPFYDEYFGAFETRRKRLTTHWNKFIRPLMWRLKWLELKIKELQSQDKKYDSQLAKYAQIEQSEFDAMSKLTKRKKRKRVEDITNIASYMSQHNLFSYESKRSCANGVFMEGDWGDSGDKTCTGNKDVETNDIWSSLEFKDGNSSLEDILWKIEVVHSKVWKLKTRVDKVVKENQGNISSANNFLVPCDALMGSAQNPAFRGENGNRLLFESLSTASMHIKCDTGDPFLPEIAVSNRAELTPLPGITVTDQPLVGRVLENAEGIHLIPKDAVKAEPYDLEVKDPFIRKPCISPEEQKTSCPAPVSETVLPTNVPVRYSEKVMPTSSSVPNTTEEPDSSTRTALPWKTRNQGRRKPGSYLNTLNRKS; translated from the exons ATGGGCCCTGAATTGGAGCCGAAACCGAAGTCGGGAACTGGAATGGAACTGCCAGTTGCTAAGGATGGAAGTATCAACCGAGACCTAGAAGATAAACTTATGCCTTGTGTAAGTAACTACAAAGATAATATTTTTGACATGGAAACGCGATTGGTTGGACAAACTTCTGCATCAAATGTAAGGGAGAATGTGGAGGTAAACAGAACTGGGTTTACAAGTCCTAATGTTGTGCAGATCGTTGAAAGTGAATGCGGGGATTTGACAGAGAGTTCGAGTTCTTTTGGTGATACAACTTCAGGGACAGAGAATGGTTATGTGTCGGATGGTGATGAAGTTCAGTCGCCGTTGCATGGAAATGAGTTCGCCCCATTCTATGATGAATATTTTGGTGCATTTGAAACAAG GAGGAAAAGGTTGACCACTCATTGGAATAAGTTTATACGTCCTCTTATGTGGCGCTTGAAATGGCTGGAACTGAAGATTAAGGAACTTCAGTCTCAGGACAAAAAATATGATTCACAGCTTGCAAAGTATGCCCAAATAGAGCAGTCTGAATTTGATGCAATGTCAAAGTTAacgaaaaggaagaaaagaaagagagttgAAGATATTACCAATATAGCATCTTATATGTCCCAACATAATCTTTTCTCCTATG AAAGTAAGAGGTCTTGTGCTAATGGTGTTTTCATGGAGGGAGACTGGGGTGATTCTG GAGACAAAACTTGCACTGGCAATAAAGATGTTGAGACAAATGATATATGGTCATCTCTTGAATTCAAGGATGGTAATAGTTCCTTGGAAGATATTCTTTGGAAGATTGAGGTGGTACATTCAAAAGTATGGAAGTTGAAGACTCGAGTGGACAAGGTCGTGAAGGAAAATCAAGGAAACATTTCTTCAGCTAACAACTTCCTAGTACCCTGTGATGCATTGATGGGGTCTGCTCAAAATCCTGCTTTTCGTGGTGAAAATGGAAATAGATTACTGTTCGAAAGTTTATCCACTGCATCTATGCATATCAAATGTGACACGGGAGATCCATTCTTGCCTGAGATTGCAGTTTCAAATCGTGCAGAGCTGACCCCGCTTCCTGGTATTACTGTCACAGATCAGCCTCTGGTTGGCAGAGTACTTGAAAAT GCCGAGGGTATACACCTTATACCTAAGGATGCTGTCAAGGCTGAGCCATATGATTTAGAAGTTAAAGATCCGTTCATACGGAAGCCTTGCATATCGCCTGAAGAGCAGAAAACCAGTTGTCCTGCTCCAGTTTCGGAAACTGTGTTGCCCACAAATGTTCCTGTTCGGTATTCAGAAAAAGTGATGCCCACAAGCTCCAGTGTACCTAATACAACCGAAGAACCCGATTCCTCTACCAGGACTGCGTTGCCTTGGAAGACAAGAAATCAAGGGAGGCGAAAACCCGGCTCGTACTTGAATACTTTAAACCGGAAATCCTAA
- the LOC126629862 gene encoding uncharacterized protein LOC126629862 isoform X2, producing MGPELEPKPKSGTGMELPVAKDGSINRDLEDKLMPCIVESECGDLTESSSSFGDTTSGTENGYVSDGDEVQSPLHGNEFAPFYDEYFGAFETRRKRLTTHWNKFIRPLMWRLKWLELKIKELQSQDKKYDSQLAKYAQIEQSEFDAMSKLTKRKKRKRVEDITNIASYMSQHNLFSYESKRSCANGVFMEGDWGDSGDKTCTGNKDVETNDIWSSLEFKDGNSSLEDILWKIEVVHSKVWKLKTRVDKVVKENQGNISSANNFLVPCDALMGSAQNPAFRGENGNRLLFESLSTASMHIKCDTGDPFLPEIAVSNRAELTPLPGITVTDQPLVGRVLENAEGIHLIPKDAVKAEPYDLEVKDPFIRKPCISPEEQKTSCPAPVSETVLPTNVPVRYSEKVMPTSSSVPNTTEEPDSSTRTALPWKTRNQGRRKPGSYLNTLNRKS from the exons ATGGGCCCTGAATTGGAGCCGAAACCGAAGTCGGGAACTGGAATGGAACTGCCAGTTGCTAAGGATGGAAGTATCAACCGAGACCTAGAAGATAAACTTATGCCTTGT ATCGTTGAAAGTGAATGCGGGGATTTGACAGAGAGTTCGAGTTCTTTTGGTGATACAACTTCAGGGACAGAGAATGGTTATGTGTCGGATGGTGATGAAGTTCAGTCGCCGTTGCATGGAAATGAGTTCGCCCCATTCTATGATGAATATTTTGGTGCATTTGAAACAAG GAGGAAAAGGTTGACCACTCATTGGAATAAGTTTATACGTCCTCTTATGTGGCGCTTGAAATGGCTGGAACTGAAGATTAAGGAACTTCAGTCTCAGGACAAAAAATATGATTCACAGCTTGCAAAGTATGCCCAAATAGAGCAGTCTGAATTTGATGCAATGTCAAAGTTAacgaaaaggaagaaaagaaagagagttgAAGATATTACCAATATAGCATCTTATATGTCCCAACATAATCTTTTCTCCTATG AAAGTAAGAGGTCTTGTGCTAATGGTGTTTTCATGGAGGGAGACTGGGGTGATTCTG GAGACAAAACTTGCACTGGCAATAAAGATGTTGAGACAAATGATATATGGTCATCTCTTGAATTCAAGGATGGTAATAGTTCCTTGGAAGATATTCTTTGGAAGATTGAGGTGGTACATTCAAAAGTATGGAAGTTGAAGACTCGAGTGGACAAGGTCGTGAAGGAAAATCAAGGAAACATTTCTTCAGCTAACAACTTCCTAGTACCCTGTGATGCATTGATGGGGTCTGCTCAAAATCCTGCTTTTCGTGGTGAAAATGGAAATAGATTACTGTTCGAAAGTTTATCCACTGCATCTATGCATATCAAATGTGACACGGGAGATCCATTCTTGCCTGAGATTGCAGTTTCAAATCGTGCAGAGCTGACCCCGCTTCCTGGTATTACTGTCACAGATCAGCCTCTGGTTGGCAGAGTACTTGAAAAT GCCGAGGGTATACACCTTATACCTAAGGATGCTGTCAAGGCTGAGCCATATGATTTAGAAGTTAAAGATCCGTTCATACGGAAGCCTTGCATATCGCCTGAAGAGCAGAAAACCAGTTGTCCTGCTCCAGTTTCGGAAACTGTGTTGCCCACAAATGTTCCTGTTCGGTATTCAGAAAAAGTGATGCCCACAAGCTCCAGTGTACCTAATACAACCGAAGAACCCGATTCCTCTACCAGGACTGCGTTGCCTTGGAAGACAAGAAATCAAGGGAGGCGAAAACCCGGCTCGTACTTGAATACTTTAAACCGGAAATCCTAA